GCATATGAAATAGGAAATAGACATCAGCCTGTGATGATAGAAGAGTTTAAAATAACTGTTTTAGATGATATTTCATTAGGAGATATTATACAAGAGTGTTATAAAAATGATGATATAAATGTGGAAAAAACAAAAGGGTATTTTAAACCAAATGGTAAAGCACACCACTCACACTAATCTCAAATCACTAAGTAGATTTTTACAAATACTTGATGGAACTTTTCCCTCAGGTATGTTTGTTCACTCTTTTGGTTTAGAGCCTCATATTGTAAAAGAGGTGGTTTATGATGAAAAGAGTTTAAAAATCTATTTAAAAAATTTAATCATAGATCAATACTCAAAGATGGAGTTTGTTTATATTAAAAAAGTATATGAAGCTTTGGAAAATGATAGATTGAATTTAATAAAAAAACTTGATAATGAGTATGGGGCATATCTAACTTATGAGTATGCAAAAGCTTCTAAAGATATAGGGGAAAACTATTTTGCCCAAATAAAAAGTTTGCCTACAAAAGATATAGTAAAAAAGTATTTTAAAAATATAGAAAATAAAATTTGTGAAGTAAATGAAATCATAGTTTTAAGTGCATTGGCGTATGATTTGGATATTTGTATGGAAGACTTTATTGTTATGTGGACTAAAAAAAACCTTATAAATATAGCAGCAACGACGCTTAAAATATCAAGAATAAAACCCTCTCAAATACAACAAATGTTGTTTGAGTTTGATGAGATATTAGAGAATATTGTTTTTGAAAAGATTAATGAAAAGATTACAAACTTTAATCCTCTTTTTGAAGAGATAATATTTTCCCATAAAAATTTAGAACCTAAGTTATTCGTTACATAAAGGAAAAAAATGAGTTTAAAAATAGGAATAGCAGGACCAGTAGGAAGTGGTAAGACTTCTTTAATTGAGAGTTTAACAAATATGCTAAAAGATAAATATTCACTTGCAATTGTGACAAATGACATATATACAACAGAAGATGCAAACTATCTTAAAAAAACACTTGATTTAGATGAAAATAGAATCACAGGTGTTGAAACAGGTGGTTGTCCTCACACCGCAATAAGGGACGATATATCTATGAATCAAAAAGCAGTAGTAGAACTTGAAGAGAAGTTTAGTCCTGATATTACTTTTGTGGAAAGTGGTGGAGATAATTTAAGTGCTACTTTTTCTTATGAGTTGATTGATTATTATATGTATGTAATAGATGTGGCACAAGGGGCAGATATACCACGTAAAAAAGGTGCAGGACTTCTTTTTTCTGATTTACTTGTGGTAAATAAAACAGACTTAGCACCATATGTTGGAGTTGATTTAATCTCTATGAAAAGTGATGTTGAAAATAATAGAAAAAATAAACCCTCTGTTTTTATTTCAAATAAAGATGAAAAAAGTTTAGTTCAAGTTATTTCTTGGATAGAGGCTTTATTATAAAAGTAAATAAAGATATTCTTTATTTACTTTTTGTATCAGTTAATAGTGAAATATTAAATAGCTCATGTTTTTGAAGTAAGTCTAAAATCTCAACCACTCTTTCATATTTTACTTCTTTGTCTATTCTAAAGATAATATTTCTTTTTTTATCTTTTATTTTACTTATCTCTTCTTCAAGGTTAGATATTGAAACTTCTTTTCCGTAAATTGCAAGTTTATTTTTATCAAGTTCTATGATAACTTCTTTTTGTTTTAGTTCTATCTCTTTTGCACTTGAGGTTGGAAGATTTAAAACCAAGGCTAATTCATCTTTTTTGAAAACAGAAGATACAATGAAAAATATTAAAAGAATAAAAACAACATCAATAAGAGGCGTAATATCCGGAGTTAAAATCTCTCTTTTTTTCATATTTTTTTTAGAACCTCTTTTTGAATTTTTAGTTCAATATCATCTAATATTCCCACAATATAGTTGTACCCAATATAATGTGGAATAGCAACAATTAAACCAGCCACAGTAGTAATAAGTGCTATTGAAATACCATTTGAAAAAATAGAAGGATCACCCAAACCACTTTTAGTAATAGAATCAAATGAATTTAAAACCCCAATAACAGTTCCCAAAAGTCCTAAAAGAGGAGCAATTGATGCAATGATTTTTACAGTATTTAATCCAAACTCTAATTTTCTTATTCTTCTATTTATTACATTTTCAACAGATTCTTTCTCAAATGAGCTGTTTGTAGTTTTTACAAAAGCTAATATATCTTGAACAATTTTCTCTTTTCCCGCTCTAGAAGATAGAATAACAACTAATTTCCAAAGCATTATTGTAAACCCAATAATATTTAAAAATATAAGAATATATACTATAATTCCACCTCTATCAATGTAACTCATTAAATCAATTCCCATTTATTTTTAACTCCTAATAATTTGATATAAAACTGGAACTGTGATATTCCAAGAACTTTTATTTAGCTCTTCTGGAATTGGTTCAAAATGTTTTATTTTATTTATA
This portion of the Arcobacter nitrofigilis DSM 7299 genome encodes:
- a CDS encoding urease accessory protein UreF encodes the protein MVKHTTHTNLKSLSRFLQILDGTFPSGMFVHSFGLEPHIVKEVVYDEKSLKIYLKNLIIDQYSKMEFVYIKKVYEALENDRLNLIKKLDNEYGAYLTYEYAKASKDIGENYFAQIKSLPTKDIVKKYFKNIENKICEVNEIIVLSALAYDLDICMEDFIVMWTKKNLINIAATTLKISRIKPSQIQQMLFEFDEILENIVFEKINEKITNFNPLFEEIIFSHKNLEPKLFVT
- the ureG gene encoding urease accessory protein UreG; this translates as MSLKIGIAGPVGSGKTSLIESLTNMLKDKYSLAIVTNDIYTTEDANYLKKTLDLDENRITGVETGGCPHTAIRDDISMNQKAVVELEEKFSPDITFVESGGDNLSATFSYELIDYYMYVIDVAQGADIPRKKGAGLLFSDLLVVNKTDLAPYVGVDLISMKSDVENNRKNKPSVFISNKDEKSLVQVISWIEALL
- a CDS encoding ExbD/TolR family protein produces the protein MKKREILTPDITPLIDVVFILLIFFIVSSVFKKDELALVLNLPTSSAKEIELKQKEVIIELDKNKLAIYGKEVSISNLEEEISKIKDKKRNIIFRIDKEVKYERVVEILDLLQKHELFNISLLTDTKSK
- a CDS encoding MotA/TolQ/ExbB proton channel family protein, with the protein product MGIDLMSYIDRGGIIVYILIFLNIIGFTIMLWKLVVILSSRAGKEKIVQDILAFVKTTNSSFEKESVENVINRRIRKLEFGLNTVKIIASIAPLLGLLGTVIGVLNSFDSITKSGLGDPSIFSNGISIALITTVAGLIVAIPHYIGYNYIVGILDDIELKIQKEVLKKI